A portion of the Micromonospora vinacea genome contains these proteins:
- a CDS encoding universal stress protein, with protein MRDAEILVGYDGSTDASLALGWAVEEARHSGQPVRLAYVFEWLTVASWVGPGVAPGVWPDDTARRQVEDLVRKAAADATAANPGLEITGEVYDGPPALVLQERSAEAGMLVLGSRGHGGFGGLLAGSTAVSVAAHAHCPVVVVRDGAGSAATDQSSGPVAVGVDGSEPSLVALGFAAERAAQRQLPLRVLHAWTAGPGGAAGVPDERAAVEQALEPWRRTFPELAVTVDLVSTSPAAMLIEASRGARLIVVGSRGRGGLAGMLLGSVSQQLIQHAACPVAVVRER; from the coding sequence GTGCGCGACGCGGAGATCCTGGTCGGCTACGACGGCTCCACCGACGCCTCGCTGGCCCTGGGCTGGGCCGTGGAGGAGGCCCGGCACAGCGGCCAGCCGGTGCGCCTGGCGTACGTCTTCGAATGGTTGACAGTGGCCAGCTGGGTCGGCCCGGGGGTGGCCCCCGGCGTGTGGCCCGACGACACCGCCCGTCGGCAGGTCGAGGACCTGGTCCGCAAGGCCGCGGCGGATGCCACCGCGGCGAACCCCGGCCTGGAGATCACCGGCGAGGTGTACGACGGGCCACCCGCGCTGGTGTTGCAGGAACGCTCGGCCGAGGCCGGGATGCTGGTGCTCGGCAGCCGGGGCCACGGCGGATTCGGCGGCCTGCTGGCCGGGTCGACGGCGGTGTCGGTAGCCGCGCACGCCCACTGCCCGGTCGTGGTGGTCCGGGACGGGGCCGGCAGCGCCGCTACCGACCAGTCGAGCGGACCGGTGGCGGTCGGGGTGGACGGCTCCGAACCGTCGCTGGTGGCGCTCGGCTTCGCGGCCGAACGGGCGGCGCAGCGGCAGCTGCCGCTGCGCGTCCTGCACGCCTGGACAGCGGGCCCCGGCGGGGCGGCCGGGGTGCCCGACGAGCGGGCCGCAGTGGAGCAGGCGCTGGAGCCGTGGCGGCGGACGTTCCCCGAGCTGGCGGTGACCGTCGACCTGGTGTCGACCAGCCCGGCGGCGATGCTGATCGAGGCGAGTCGGGGCGCGCGGTTGATCGTGGTCGGCAGTCGGGGACGGGGCGGGCTGGCCGGCATGCTGCTCGGCTCGGTCAGCCAACAACTCATCCAGCACGCCGCCTGCCCGGTCGCCGTGGTCCGCGAACGCTGA
- a CDS encoding response regulator, translating to MIRVFLLDDHEVVRRGLADLLQSSGDIEVVGESGSAQEAARRIPALRPDVAILDARLPDGNGIDVCRDIRAVDSSIKGLILTSYEDDEALFAAIMAGAAGYVLKQIRGTDLVDAVRRVAAGQSLLDPAITTRVLERIRNGVEQPRELKSLTEQERRILEYVAEGLTNREIAGRMFLAEKTVKNYVSSVLAKLGLERRTQAAVLATRLLGKTP from the coding sequence ATGATCCGTGTGTTCCTCCTCGACGACCATGAGGTCGTCCGCCGTGGCCTGGCCGACCTGTTGCAGAGCAGCGGCGACATCGAGGTGGTCGGCGAGTCCGGCTCGGCGCAGGAGGCGGCCCGCCGCATCCCGGCGTTGCGGCCCGACGTGGCGATCCTCGACGCGCGGCTGCCCGACGGCAACGGCATCGACGTGTGCCGTGACATCCGCGCCGTCGACTCGTCCATCAAGGGACTGATCCTCACCTCGTACGAGGACGACGAGGCGTTGTTCGCGGCGATCATGGCGGGTGCCGCCGGGTACGTGCTCAAGCAGATCCGTGGCACCGACCTGGTCGACGCGGTGCGTCGCGTCGCGGCCGGGCAGTCACTGCTCGATCCGGCGATCACGACCCGGGTGCTGGAGCGCATCCGCAACGGCGTCGAACAGCCGCGCGAGCTGAAGTCGCTCACCGAGCAGGAGCGGCGGATCCTGGAGTACGTGGCCGAGGGGCTGACCAACCGGGAGATCGCCGGGCGGATGTTCCTGGCGGAGAAGACGGTGAAGAACTACGTCTCCAGCGTGCTGGCCAAGCTGGGCCTGGAGCGCCGCACACAGGCCGCCGTTCTGGCCACGCGTCTGCTCGGCAAGACGCCCTGA
- a CDS encoding hemerythrin domain-containing protein encodes MLAHYAGEHQVVRDVLAGLRDTADLVATDPASPRCLPAVRETHRRLTEHVLPHEAAEERQLYPALASPLGSGEATSTMSRAHVEIRRQVDLLGAQLAQTADGRLRPDQVPDLLATLYGLDAVLRLHLAQEEEEFFSLDPSDPTTARR; translated from the coding sequence TTGCTCGCCCACTACGCGGGGGAACACCAGGTGGTACGCGACGTGCTGGCCGGGTTGCGGGACACGGCCGACCTGGTCGCCACCGACCCGGCGTCGCCGAGGTGCCTGCCGGCGGTACGCGAGACGCACCGGCGGTTGACCGAACACGTGCTGCCGCACGAGGCTGCCGAGGAGCGACAGCTCTACCCCGCGCTGGCCTCCCCGCTGGGCAGCGGGGAGGCGACGTCCACGATGAGCCGGGCACACGTGGAGATCCGCCGCCAGGTGGACCTGCTCGGCGCCCAACTCGCCCAGACCGCCGACGGTCGGCTGCGCCCCGACCAGGTTCCCGACCTGCTGGCCACCCTCTACGGGTTGGACGCGGTGCTGCGTCTGCACCTGGCTCAGGAAGAGGAGGAGTTCTTCTCCCTCGACCCGTCCGACCCGACGACCGCGCGGCGGTGA
- a CDS encoding sensor histidine kinase: MSPLSRVRLDELLQEMLVRVGEVVTSRERLRALLDAVVGIGTNLDLRTTLQRIVQAACELVGARYGALGVVGPDRLLHDFIVHGITPEQHEQIGDLPHGRGVLGLLIDEPRPLRMPDITQHPRSYGFPANHPPMHSFLGVPVLIRDQVFGNLYLAEKQGGAQFTEDDEEIVVALAAAAGVAIENARLYALAHRRERWLAATAEITTVLLGEVRRTDALALVARRAREVAEAELALVLLYDTDAEQFSVEVVDGADEQAHALVGAVLPAADTSFGAAVAEGRQDQVDDLAHAAPWPALLHTGQAMISPLTTAETLHGVLIVAHRPERGGGASEEDLTLLGSFAGQAALAMERARGQEERELLVVLEDRERIARDLHDVVIQRLFATGLQLQSAAPMARPEVAKRINAAVDDLDATIRDIRRTIFELRTPMTSELRTEIREAIEAAAEPLGFRPHLELTGPVDSAVPDAIRPDLTAVLREALSNVVRHARSTRVDVAVRVDAGQVTVTVTDNGVGCDPAAARGGLVNLRERANRLDGTFTITGVDPHGTEVRWAVPLRD, from the coding sequence CTGAGCCCGCTGTCCCGGGTCCGTCTCGACGAACTGCTCCAGGAGATGCTGGTCCGGGTCGGCGAGGTGGTGACCAGCCGGGAGCGCCTGCGGGCCCTGCTCGACGCGGTGGTCGGCATCGGCACCAACCTGGACCTGCGCACCACCCTGCAACGCATCGTGCAGGCGGCCTGCGAGTTGGTCGGTGCCCGGTACGGCGCGCTCGGCGTGGTCGGCCCGGACCGGCTGCTGCACGACTTCATCGTCCACGGCATCACGCCCGAGCAGCATGAACAGATCGGCGACCTGCCGCACGGGCGGGGTGTGCTCGGCCTGCTCATCGACGAACCCCGGCCGCTGCGGATGCCCGACATCACCCAGCACCCCCGCTCCTACGGGTTCCCGGCCAACCACCCGCCCATGCACAGCTTCCTGGGCGTGCCGGTCCTCATCCGCGACCAGGTCTTCGGCAACCTCTACCTGGCGGAGAAGCAGGGCGGCGCGCAGTTCACCGAGGACGACGAGGAGATCGTCGTCGCGCTCGCCGCCGCCGCCGGCGTGGCCATCGAGAACGCCCGCCTGTACGCCCTGGCGCACCGGCGGGAACGCTGGCTCGCCGCCACCGCCGAAATCACCACGGTGCTACTCGGTGAGGTACGCCGTACCGACGCGTTGGCGTTGGTCGCCCGCCGAGCCCGCGAGGTCGCCGAGGCCGAGCTGGCGCTGGTGCTGCTCTACGACACCGACGCCGAGCAGTTCTCCGTGGAGGTCGTCGACGGCGCCGACGAGCAGGCCCACGCGCTCGTCGGTGCGGTTCTGCCCGCCGCCGACACCAGCTTCGGCGCGGCGGTCGCCGAGGGCCGGCAGGACCAGGTGGACGACCTGGCGCACGCCGCGCCCTGGCCGGCGCTGCTGCACACCGGCCAAGCGATGATCTCGCCACTCACCACCGCCGAGACCCTGCACGGCGTGCTGATCGTGGCACATCGGCCGGAGCGCGGCGGTGGCGCCAGCGAGGAGGACCTGACGCTGCTGGGCAGCTTCGCCGGGCAGGCCGCGCTGGCGATGGAACGGGCGCGCGGCCAGGAGGAACGGGAACTACTGGTGGTTCTCGAGGACCGCGAGCGGATCGCCCGCGACCTGCACGACGTGGTGATCCAACGGCTCTTCGCCACTGGCCTGCAACTTCAGAGCGCCGCCCCGATGGCCCGCCCGGAGGTGGCCAAGCGGATCAACGCGGCCGTCGACGATCTGGACGCCACCATCCGCGACATCCGCCGGACCATCTTCGAGCTGCGTACGCCGATGACCTCGGAGCTGCGCACCGAGATCCGTGAGGCGATCGAGGCCGCCGCCGAACCGCTGGGTTTCAGGCCGCACCTGGAGCTGACCGGGCCGGTGGACAGCGCCGTGCCGGACGCCATCCGCCCGGACCTCACCGCCGTGCTGCGCGAGGCCCTGTCGAACGTGGTCCGCCACGCGCGGAGCACCCGCGTCGACGTCGCCGTACGCGTCGACGCCGGCCAGGTCACGGTGACGGTCACCGACAACGGGGTGGGCTGTGACCCGGCCGCCGCCCGGGGTGGCCTGGTCAACCTGCGTGAACGCGCCAACCGCCTCGACGGCACCTTCACGATCACCGGGGTCGATCCGCACGGCACCGAGGTGCGCTGGGCCGTGCCGCTGCGCGACTGA
- a CDS encoding Acg family FMN-binding oxidoreductase encodes MDIGYTAAQLRTAAVDAVRAPSLHNTQPWRLRLRDGGIEVLADPSRRLPATDPSGWGVRIACGAALFNLRIALAVAGIPARVRLRPDPAEPDLLARLVPDLPRRPTPTEQSLYAAMPRRFSNRQPFWPDPVPADARWRLGEAAHAEQCWLELLIGVSAVSAFGELARSAHRVLERDPAYRAERERWLRREPTPDGVPSSAGGPQGEPQDVLPTRAYGGRDRAPGRDFEPEPLVGVLGSVGNTAVDQVIAGQALQRLLLTATDAGLSVSMLSQPIEVPAAREQLRLSLGRFGTPQMVLRIGYGQPGRPTPRRGVDEVLDLPVAQT; translated from the coding sequence ATGGACATCGGCTACACCGCAGCCCAGCTACGGACCGCCGCCGTGGACGCGGTCCGGGCACCGTCGTTGCACAACACCCAACCGTGGCGGCTGCGGCTGCGCGACGGCGGCATCGAGGTGCTGGCCGACCCTTCCCGCCGGCTACCGGCGACCGACCCGAGCGGGTGGGGCGTCCGGATCGCCTGCGGCGCGGCGTTGTTCAACCTGCGGATCGCCCTGGCCGTGGCCGGCATCCCGGCCCGGGTACGGCTGCGCCCCGACCCGGCCGAGCCGGACCTGCTGGCCCGGCTGGTACCGGACCTTCCGCGCCGACCCACCCCCACCGAGCAGAGCCTGTACGCGGCAATGCCACGCCGATTCAGCAACCGCCAGCCGTTCTGGCCGGACCCGGTGCCGGCCGACGCCCGGTGGCGCCTCGGCGAGGCGGCCCATGCCGAGCAGTGCTGGTTGGAACTGCTGATCGGGGTGAGCGCGGTCTCCGCGTTCGGAGAGCTCGCGCGCAGCGCGCACCGGGTGCTGGAGCGCGACCCCGCGTACCGGGCCGAACGGGAACGGTGGCTGCGCCGGGAGCCGACCCCGGACGGCGTGCCCAGTTCGGCCGGAGGTCCGCAGGGCGAGCCGCAGGACGTCCTCCCGACCCGCGCCTACGGTGGGCGTGACCGCGCCCCCGGGCGGGACTTCGAACCGGAACCCCTGGTGGGGGTGCTGGGCTCGGTGGGCAACACCGCCGTGGACCAGGTGATCGCCGGGCAGGCCCTGCAACGCCTGCTGCTCACCGCCACGGACGCCGGACTCAGCGTGTCGATGCTGTCCCAGCCGATCGAGGTGCCCGCGGCGCGGGAGCAACTGCGGCTGTCACTGGGACGGTTCGGCACACCGCAGATGGTGCTGCGGATCGGGTACGGCCAGCCAGGTCGGCCGACCCCGCGACGTGGCGTCGACGAGGTGTTGGACCTGCCGGTGGCGCAGACCTGA
- a CDS encoding Acg family FMN-binding oxidoreductase, producing the protein MSQESRLTTALAEAAATAGHAPSVHNTQPWRWRVLPDALELRSVADRQLAATDPEGRLLAISCGTALHHARLALAAEGWRAVVERLPDPADSELLARLTDLSHTTADPDAMRLVQCMQVRHTDRRPVSDEPVPPTAIEEITRAVSAEGCRLQILDRDQVLELAATAAHADTVEAEDPELRTELAYWTSRAGSGTGLPAEVLPEQPAQTTVPGRDFGRPGSLPVGPGHDRMAVYAMLHGDEDERDSWLRAGEALSAGWLTATRLGVSVVPLSAVVEVPGTRQTLRQLLSGIGFPYLVVRLGIADPAHSGPPHTPRLTTAQVVDTSAVR; encoded by the coding sequence ATGAGTCAGGAAAGTCGACTGACCACCGCGCTGGCGGAGGCCGCCGCCACCGCCGGCCACGCTCCCTCGGTGCACAACACCCAGCCGTGGCGCTGGCGGGTGCTGCCCGACGCGTTGGAGTTGCGCTCGGTCGCCGACCGACAGCTCGCCGCCACCGACCCCGAGGGGCGACTGCTCGCGATCAGCTGCGGCACCGCCCTGCACCACGCCCGACTGGCGCTGGCCGCCGAGGGGTGGCGCGCCGTGGTGGAACGGCTGCCCGACCCCGCCGACAGCGAGTTGCTGGCCCGGCTGACCGACCTCAGCCACACCACTGCCGACCCGGACGCCATGCGCCTGGTGCAGTGCATGCAGGTGCGACACACCGACCGGCGGCCGGTCAGCGACGAGCCGGTTCCGCCCACGGCGATCGAGGAGATCACCCGGGCGGTCAGCGCGGAAGGTTGCCGGTTGCAGATCCTCGACCGTGACCAGGTGCTGGAGCTGGCCGCGACCGCCGCGCACGCCGACACGGTCGAGGCCGAGGACCCGGAGCTGCGTACCGAGCTGGCGTACTGGACCAGCCGGGCCGGCTCGGGCACCGGCCTGCCGGCGGAGGTGCTGCCCGAGCAGCCCGCGCAGACCACAGTGCCGGGCCGCGACTTCGGCCGGCCCGGCAGCCTGCCGGTGGGCCCGGGCCACGACCGGATGGCGGTGTACGCGATGCTGCACGGCGACGAGGACGAACGGGACAGCTGGTTGCGCGCCGGCGAGGCGCTCTCCGCCGGTTGGCTGACCGCCACCCGCCTCGGCGTGTCAGTGGTGCCGCTCAGCGCGGTGGTGGAGGTGCCGGGCACCCGGCAGACCCTGCGGCAGCTGCTCTCCGGGATCGGCTTCCCGTACCTCGTGGTGCGTCTGGGCATCGCGGACCCGGCACACTCCGGTCCGCCGCACACGCCGCGGTTGACCACCGCGCAGGTGGTCGACACCTCCGCCGTCCGTTGA